The sequence CAGTAATCGCACGACAGATACAGCGCTTTTTGCGGCGCACCCGCGCATTTGATCGGCATGCCCGGTTGCGTGAACAGCGCCTTGCCGCCCTTCAGTTCACGGACCAGTTGCCAGGTGTACGGCGCGAGATCGAACCGGTAGTTCGACGTCACGCCGTTTTTGCCCAGCGTCTCCTCCAGCCCTTCGATTTTTTCCCACGCGAGCCGCAAGCCGGGACACACGATCAACCGCTGGTAAGCGAGCGCGCGCCCGTTGTCGAGCCGAACGAGATGCTGTTCGGGGTCGATGGCGTTGGCGCTCGCTCGTATCCAATGCGCGCGCTCGGGCATGACGGACGACATGGGCCGCACGGTGTCGCCGATATTGAACGCGCCGCCGCCGACCAGCGTCCACGCCGGCTGATAGAAATGGCGTTCCGCCGGCTCGACGATCGCGATGCGCAATCCGGGACGGCGGCGCAGCAAGCTCGCCGTCACGCCGATACCCGCGGCGCCACCGCCGATCACAACGATGTCAAACGTTTCCGGGCTGTCTGAAGCTGCTGCAGTCGTACTCATCGCGATACCTTTGCTTCCGGAGAGTTGGGTTTTGCCGGTCGACGCTTTGCAACGGTAGTCGGTGCCGTCGTCAGGCAGATAGGGGTCGCCTCGAACCGTTATGCGTTAAGCGTTAAGCGCTATTCAATGAATTTATATCTCGACTCACATTCTAGCGCATTGAACACGCGATAACGATTCCGTCCGCCCTTCAAGATTTTAGATATAGCCATGGCGCATTTTTTATTTTATTTACCGATATAAGGTGATACTCCTTCACAGGCGCCGTCTATTTTTCACATTAAAAAATAGAGCCATTTATTATCAGAATGCATTTCGCATTAAGATACATTCAAAATACTACAATAAGCCATTTTTTCAATAACTTATGCCATATACGTGCCGGTTACGTAGTTTCTACGGATACGCCGGCGTCCTTTTAACGCGACAATTATCAAGACGTCTCGCATTGCTTTCGGATCAGTACGAAACGGACGAACTGCAGCCAAACGAGGGAGCGCGCGCGGACTTTATATGCCCCACACATTCATCTGCGCAACACGAGCAACACATGAAAAAGAATCTTAAATTCCGCATCGGCGCCACCTGGCTGTGTATCGAGAATCGCGATGAATCCGCGCCGGAGTATCCGGATTCGGTATCGGTCGTCTTGCGGCAAAGTCAATTGAACGGCCAGCCTGGCCGGCGTATCGAGATGACCCCGCGCGTGCAGCGAAACGCCATCCTCGCACTGGGTCTGCGCCTGCTCGATCTGGCGGGTCGCATGACGCCGGAAACAACGTCATCGGATAGTCAATCGACGCCCGGCAACGAACCATCGCCGAGCTTGCTCGACGAGTTCGATGCGACGGAGGTTGAACTCGTCGAAAGCCTGCCGCACGAGGAGCCCGTCGAGTTCGCGCGCGACGTATCGCAGAGCGCGAAGCGCCTGCGTAAGCGCATGCCGATCCTGCGCGCCGCACAAAGCGTGCTGGAGCAGTGCAACGATGAGACTGCCACCCGTCTTTACCTGACGCTCGTTGCGGCGGACATGGACGGCAGCTTGCCGTCAGTACGTGTGCCCATCGTTGCCGAGTCGAGTTGGTCGCCCTGTTTCGAACAATGTGTGAGAACACCGGACACGACGGAACACTGAAAATCATCAAAGCGATACGGATTTAATCCATAAGGCATCTTTAGTTGATTGCGGATACCAAGACCATGTAATCTGCAATCCATCCGCCCGATTGAGCAAGATTCGGAGCACCTATGATTCACCATGGTTTTTTGCGTAAGACCGATCATGAAATCCGATAGCGCAATTATCAGCTTCATAGAGAATTTTCCGGTCTCCGCCAGCCTGAAGGAAGCGGACACCGGCAAATACATTATTAATAATAGATACAATTCCCGGCAATTCGGCGTTGAGAATCCGGCGGAGCTTGTGGGTCTGACGATCAATGACCTGAAATTCTGTCAACCGGAATGGGGCGCGCAATACGCAGCCGCAATTCAGAAGCTTGATTTTCGCGCACGCGAAAAGAAAACGCACGTACTCGGCAGGCATCAATTTCTCGACGACAGCGGCGAAGCCCAACTCGAGGAAATGGTCAAATTCCCGGTGCTGGGTTCCCGAAAGAATATTCTGGGCATCGTCACCTATCGGAATGACATTACGCCCACGCTGCCGCCCAACAGCCTCTATCAGCTCTACCTGAATTTCTACGACGTCACGAGTGCGATCAAGCGTGTGCTGGCGTGTCTCGAGATCGTTCAATACTTCGTCACGCTACCTACCGATGCCCAGTTCCGGGTTTTCCTCTTGAAGACTGAGCGGCTCGCCAACAAGGAAATCGCCAAGTTTCTCGGCACGTCGGACCGGACAGTGGAAACCCATCTGGACGCCCTGCGCAACAAGGTAGTCGACGGCAATCTGCCCCACGTCCTGTCCCTCGTCAAATGGCATACCCCCTACGCTTCCGATTCAACCCCCTGCTGAGAATTGCGCTCACCGCCAATCTGTTCGAGTGGTACGAATTCTCGCTGACGGCTTTCATGGCGCTTGAAATCGGCCGGCTTTTCTTTCCCGCCGCCAATGACAAGACGGCTCTCATGCTGAGTTTCTCGGTGTTCGCGAGCAGTTACCTGGCACGGCCTTTCGGTAGCGTCTTTTTCGGCGTACTGGGTAATCGGTTCGGCACGGGGACGGCCCTCAGATTAAGCATGATCGGCATGGCAATTCCGGCGTCGCTGATCGCTTTTTTGCCGACCTATCAGACGGCGGGCTATCTCGCGACGGGGCTGCTCATCGCCCTGAAAATACTGCAAGGTTTCGCGGCCGGCGGTGAGTTGCCGTTGAGCGGTTATTTTGTGTCGCTCAACGTGGTGGATAAAAATCGCGGGCTCTACTGCGCCGTGGTCGTGGCGAGCGGCTTCGTCGGTATGTTGCTGGCGTCGGGGATCGTTCTAGCTCTGCCCTATTGCAGCGCAATGCTGCAACGCTTACCGGCGGCGGCTCGCGGCGGGTATCTCACCGAGGTATGGCGCTGGCCGTTTCTGCTGTGCATTCCGCTCTCGCTGTGGATTTATTCGCTCAGGTCTTCGATTTCGACGAAGCCGGGTAATCAAGAACATCGTGCATGGCATGCGCGGCCCATATTGCCGTTGATACAAGCCATTGTTCTGGTTGCGTTCATGGAGGCGCATCTTTATACGGCGTTTGTCTGGCTGCCGGGTTATCTGCGCACCTATCTCGGCGTGTCGAGCTTCGACGCTCATTCGACCAACGTGATTACGCTGGTGATTTTTTCGCTGTCGATGGTCGCAGCGGGTTATGCCACGCGCTGGATAGAGGCATCGAGGCTCGCCCTCATCGGTATCGTGTCTCTGGTCTGCAGCAGTTATCCGCTGTTTGCGTTTCTGCAGCGCGGTGATTTCCTGACGCTGCTGCTGGTGCAGGCGGCATTTGCCGTCATGGCGGGTTGTCTGGTCGGCGTTATTTTTGTCGTGCTGCCCGACCTGTTCAAAGACAACTGGCGCAGTTTTGGTATGGTGACCACCTATTCGCTCGCTACCGCGGTGTTCGGTGGAACAGCGCCTGTTGTGGGCGCTTATCTGATCAAGGTGACGCATCTGCTAACCGCCCCCGCGCTCTATATCACCGCGATGGGAGTGCTGGCCGCGCCGGTTGCGTACAGCATTTGCATGAAGCAACGGAACTTGATTCAGGCCGCCGTTGATCCGGCTGAGGCCTAACGACGACGTGCGTCGTCATCGATTGTTTAACGCTTTTCGCTGAGCTTTAATGAGTCATCTAATGCAGTTACCGCAGACGTTTCTGGTCACGCCTGAGCCATTGGCTGGCAGACCTTTTGGCGACTTTATCGCGTGCCTGGAACGCAGTCTCGATGCGGGCGTCCGCCTGGTGCAGTTGCGCGCCAAGACACTGACTGCGCCGCAGTATGCCGAGTTGGCCGAACAGGCATTGGCGTGCTGCCGGCGCTACGATGCGCGCCTGCTGTTGAACGCGTCGGCCGATGTGGCGCTGGCCTTGCACGCCGATGGTGTTCACCTCACCAGTACTCGGCTGATGGCCTGTACCAGCAGGCCGCCGCCTTCTGGACTGCTGGTTTCGGCTGCGTGCCACGACGAGCGTCAGGTGCTGCATGCGAACCGGATAGGCGCCGATTTACTGACCATCTCGCCCGTCATGCCGACGGCAACTCATACCACCGCCACACCGTTGGGCTGGCCGCGTTTTCGTGAGCTTGTGGCGCTGACCACGGTCCCGGTTTATGCGTTGGGCGGGATGAGTGTTGATAGCCTGGATGAAGCTCGCAAGTCGGGGGCCCAAGGCATTGCGGCGATACGTTCGCTTTGGGTTAGCGCTGGTGAATAAGGGGAGAGTCTTCAGGCAATTCGACTCGAAGCGAGATTTTGAGCCGCCAAACAAAAAACCCCGCAAGTCATAGACTTTACGGGGTTTTCTGAAGAATCTTGGCGGAAAGGGTGAGATTCGAACTCACGGTACCCCTAAAGGTACACTGGATTTCGAGTCCAGCGCATTCGACCACTCTGCCACCTTTCCGGGTCTTCCAACTCATCAGCGGTAAGGCTGGTTCGTCAGATCCAAGCGGGTCGTTGCTTGGGAGAGAAAGATTATAGAACAGCTTAATACGATTTCCAAGCCCCTCGTCAAAAAAACTTCAAAGAGACCGGGTCAAGCGATCCGCGGCAGCGACAAGGCTAGCGACATCAACCCGCCGCTGCCTTACCAACAACCATCAAGCCGCCGCCACTTCCAACCGTTCTGTTCCACCGAGGTACGGACGCAACGCCGCCGGCACCGTCACCGAGCCATCGGCATTCTGGAAGTTCTCCAGCACGGCGACGAGCGTACGCCCCACCGCCAGCCCCGAACCGTTCAGCGTATGCACCAGCTCCGGCTTGCCTTGCGCATTGCGGAAACGCGCCTGCATCCGGCGAGCCTGGAACGACTCGGTATTCGAGCAGCTCGAAATCTCGCGATACGTGTTCTGCGCCGGCACCCACACTTCGAGGTCGTAAGTCTTCGCGGCCGAGAAGCCCATGTCGCCCGTACACAGCGTGATCACGCGATACGGCAACTCCAGCTTCTGCAGAATCGCTTCCGCATGACCGACCATCTGTTCCAGCGCCTCATACGACGCATCCGGCGCGACGATCTGCACCATCTCGACCTTGTCGAACTGATGCTGGCGGATCAGGCCACGCGTGTCGCGGCCGTACGAGCCCGCTTCCGAGCGGAAGCACGGCGAATGCGCGGTCAGCTTGATCGGCAGCGCGTCGGCTTCGAGGATGCTATCGCGCACCGTGTTGGTCAGCGAAATCTCCGACGTGGAAATCAGATACTGCGTGACGGTATTCTCTTCACCGCCCTTCTCGACACGGAACATGTCGTCGGCGAATTTCGGCAACTGGCCGGTGCCGTACAGAATTTCCGGATTCACGATGTACGGCGTGTAAACCTCCGTATAACCGTGCTGCTCCGTATGCGTGTCGATCATAAACTGCGCCAGCGCGCGATGCAGCCGCGCAATCTGGCCGCGTAGCATCGTGAAACGCGCGCCCGACAGCTTCGCGCCGGTCTCGAAGTCGAGGCCGAGCGGCGTGCCGACGTCGACGTGATCCTTCACCTCGAAATCGAACTGGCGCGGCGTGCCCCAGCGGCGCACTTCCACATTGCCGGCTTCGTCGGCGCCGTGCGGCACGCTTTCGTGCGCGAGGTTCGGCACGCCGAGCAGCAGGTCCGACAGGCCCTTCTGAATCTCTTCGAGGCGGGCCGCCGACGCCTTCATCTCGTCGCCGATACCGCCCACGTCGGCCATCAGCGCCGAGGTGTCTTCGCCCTTGCCTTTCATCGCGCCGATCTGCTTCGACAGGCTGTTACGGCGCGCCTGCATCTCTTCGGTACGGGTCTGGGTATCGCGGCGTTCCGCTTCGAGCGCGGTGAAAGCCGCCGCGTCGAGGGTATAGCCGCGGTCGGCGAGGCGCTTGGCGACGCCGTCGAGGTCTTTGCGCAGCAGCTGAATGTCGAGCATGGGATGGGGCGGGTGTTCGTTATATGAAGCTGGGATTTTAACGCACCGGCGCGGGCGGCCGGTGCGTTAGATGATGCGCGCGTGCGGAATGCCGGCACCGGGCGAATCCGCTCAGTCCTTCTTCGGCTTGTTCTCGCTGCGCCACTGCGCATCCAGTTCGGCCAGACGCGCCATCTTGTCGCCGATCTTGCCTTCCAGACCGCGCGGCGTCGGCTCGTACCAATGCGGATCGCGCATATTGTCCGGCAGATAGGTCTCGCCGGCCGCATACGCATCGGGCTCGTCGTGCGCGTAGCGGTATTCGTGACCGTAACCGAGCTCCTTCATCAGCTTGGTCGGCGCATTGCGCAGATGCACCGGCACGCCGCGCGACTGATCCTTGCCGACGATCCGCCGCGCTTCGTTGTACGCGTTGTACCCGGCGTTCGACTTCGGCGCGACCGCCAGATAAATGATCGCCTGAGCCAGCGCCAGTTCGCCTTCGGGCGTGCCGAGGCGCTCGTAGGTTTCGGCGGCGTCGAGCGCGATGCGGGCCGCGCGCGGGTCGGCGAGACCGATGTCCTCCCACGCCATCCGCACGATGCGGCGTGCGAGGTAACGCGGGTCCGCGCCGCCGTCGAGCATGCGGCAGAACCAGTACAGCGCGCCGTCCGGGCTGCTGCCGCGCACCGATTTATGCAGCGCGCTGATCTGGTCGTAGAACGCGTCGCCGCCCTTGTCGAAGCGGCGCAGATTCTCGGCGAGCGCGCTGCCCAGCAACGCGCCATCGATCTCGGTGGTTTTCTGCTGCGCGGCCGCGCGGGCGACGATTTCGAGGTTGTTCAGCAGCTTGCGGCCGTCGCCGTCGGCGGAACCGATCAACGCGTCGCGCGCTTCGTCGGTGAACGTGAGGCCGCCGAGTTCCTGCTGTGCACGGTCGAGCAACTCGCGCTGCTCGTCGTCGGTGAGACTCTTCAGCACGTAGACGGCGGCTCGCGAGAGCAATGCGCTGTTCACTTCGAACGACGGATTCTCCGTCGTCGCACCGACGAACACGAACAGCCCCGACTCGACGTGCGGTAAAAACGCGTCCTGCTGGCTCTTGTTGAAGCGATGCACTTCGTCGACGAACACCAGCGTCTGGTGCCCGTTCGCGCGATGAATCTGCGCGGTCTCGACGGCCTCGCGGATATCCTTCACGCCCGACAGCACCGCCGACAACGCGATGAACTCGGCATGAAATGCGTCGGCCATGAGCCGCGCGAGCGTAGTTTTACCGACGCCGGGCGGGCCCCAGAGGATCATCGAATGGGCTTCGCCGGATTCGAACGCGACCCGCAGCGGCTTGTTCGGGCCGAGCAGATGCTTCTGGCCGATCACTTCGTCGATATTGCGGGGCCGCAGGCGTTCGGCGAGCGGAACATTGGCGCGGGGTTCTTCAAACATGACGTTTTGGGGATAATCTCGGCTTTTCCGGACGCGGTCCGTATGAAGGCGGCGGGTGGCCGGATGAGTCAGGCCGGCACTTCAGCGTGCGAAAGTGCGGGCAAGGTCCTGCATTATGACAGTGACGACAGCCGCAACATCAGAATCGGCAACACCAGAATCAGCATCACCAACAGGGACAAGACCAGATGGCACAAGATCCACTCGCCGGCGACGCCGGTTCCACCTACGCACCGCTCCTGCCGGTGCCCGACGCGCGTCGCGCATTCCGCACCGGCGACGCATTCGCGCTCTGGTTCTCGCTCGGCATCGGCCTGCTGGTCGCGCAAGCAGGCGCGCTGCTGGTGCCCGGCTTATCGCTGCCGCATGCGTTGCTGGCCATCGTGATCGGCAGCGTGATCGGCGTGGTGCTGCTGGCGCTCGCCGGCGTGATCGGCACCGACACCGGCCTCGCGGCGATGTCGTCATTGCGGCCGACGCTCGGCGTGCGCGGCGCATCGGTGCCGGCCGTGTTGAACGCGGTGCAACTGGTCGGCTGGGGCTCGTTCGAAGTGATCGTAATGCGCGATTCCGCCGACGCGCTCGCCAAACAGTCGTTCGGCTTCTCGATGCCGCTGATCTGGACCGTGGTCTTCGGCTTGCTGGCGACGCTGCTGGCGATCAGCGGCCCGCTCTCGTTCGTGCGTAAATTCCTGCGCACGTGGGGCATCTGGCTGCTGCTCGCGGGCGCGGCGTGGCTCACGTATAACCTGCTGGCCAAACACGATCTGGCCGCGCTGATGCGTCGTCCGGGCACGGGCGAAATGTCGTTCGGCGGCGCAATCGATCTGGTGGTGGCGATGCCGCTGTCGTGGCTGCCGCTGATCGCCGATTACACGCGCTTCGGCCGCAAACCCAGCGAGACATTCCGCGGCACGCTGCTCGGCTACGGCATTGCGAACCTGTGGTTCTACGCGCTCGGCGCGATTTACGGCCTCGCGGCCGGCGGCGGCGATGCCTTGCTGACCGGCGCGCTGGCCCAGGCCGGTGGCGGCCTCGCGCTGCTGCTGATCCTGATCGACGAAGTCGACAACGCGTTCGCCGACATTCACTCCGCCGCGGTCTCGACCGGCACCTTCTGGACGCGCGGCAGTGTGCCGATGCTGTCGGCCGCGTTCGGCGCACTCTGCACGCTGGTCGCGCTGCTGGTGCCGATGGCAAAGTATCAGAACTTCCTGCTGCTGATCGGCTCGGTGTTCGCGCCGCTGTTCGGCGTGGTGCTGGTAGATCACTTCATCGTCCGCAAACGCCGGATCGAAGCCGCGGTGCTCGCCGATCTGCAAGGCCGTTACGGCTTCTCCGGCGGCTGGCATCTGAGCGCGTTTGCCGCGTGGGCGATCGGTATCGTGTCGTATCAGGTGATTAATCAATGGCTGCCGAATCTCGGCGCAACATTGCCCGCGCTGGCGATCGGCGCGGTGTGTTACTTCGTGCTGGTGTCGGCGCGCAAGACCGCGTATGCGTGAGGGTTGATGTCACGCGGTAGCGTCGTCTGAATATGCGAAAAGGCCTGCAAATGCAGGCCTTTTCTACTTTCGCGGTGCGCGGTACGACGCGCGGCTTATCGCGTCTTATCGCGTGGAAGCCCGATACTCGACGCCCGGCAGCACACACAGCAATTCGAACGCCAGATTCGCGCCCAGCAGCGCGGTGGTGCCGAACGGATCGTACGGCGGCGCGACTTCCACCAGATCGCAGCCGACGATATTCAGCCCATGCGAGCCGCGAATGATTTCGAGCGCCTGCGGCACGGTCAGCCCAGCGATTTCCGGCGTGCCCGTACCCGGCGCGAAAGCCGGATCGATCCCGTCGATGTCGAACGTGATGTACACCGGGCCGTCGCCCATGCGTTCGCGCACACGCGCCATCAGCGGCGCCAGCGACTGGTTCCAGCACGCCTCGGCCTGCACGACTTCGAAGCCCTGATCGCGGCACCAGTCGAAGTCTTCCGCCGCGTAACCCGTGCCGCGCAAACCGATCTGCACGACCCGTTCGCAATCCAGCAGGCCTTCTTCGACCGCGCGGCGGAACGGCGTGCCGTGCGCGATCTTCTCGCCCATCATCGTATCGTTGACGTCGGCGTGCGCGTCGACGTGAATCAAACCGACCTTGCCGTGCTTGCGATGAATCGCGCGCAGGATCGGCAGCGCGATGGTGTGGTCGCCGCCCAGCGTGATCGGCTTGCAATCGTGCTGGAGAATTTCGTCGTACGCGGCTTCAATCCGTGCGATCGAGTCGTGCAGGTTGTACGGATTGATCGCGACGTCGCCGAGATCGGCCACCCGCAGCGAATCGAACGGCGCGGCGCGCGTCGCCATGTTGTACGGGCGCAGCAGCACCGACTCGCTGCGGATCTGGCGCGGCCCGAAACGCGCGCCGGTACGGTTCGAAGTGCCGAGATCGAACGGCACGCCGACGAAGCAGGCGTCGAACCCTTCGGCCGAGCCGACGTTCGGCAGGCGCATCATCGTCGCGATGCCGCCGCAGCGGGGCATGGCGTTACCGGAGAGCGGCTGCGGCCGTTCGCCGGCGTCGGGAGAAATGAAGGAAGAAGGTTTCATCGTGGCTCGGCAATGAAAAGGCGCTGCAAACGGACTGCAAGCGAAAAACGTGCGAACCGGCCGAGGAGAAAGCATAAGAAGCGCACCTTGCCGGGCGAATCTGGATTCTTAAGCAGTTTCCCTGAAGTTAAAATACGAACAGAATAAACTTCACATCGATTTTCAGCGATGTATCCTGACGCATGTTCTCTCAACTCACCGATCTCGACCTGCGGCTGATCCGCGTGTTCCTCGCCATCGTCGACGCGGGCGGCGTGTCGCCCGCCCAGGCGACCCTCAACGTCGGCCAGTCGACCATCAGCACACAGCTCGCCACGCTGGAAACGCGTCTCGGCTACCGGCTGTGCGAACGCGGCCGCGGCGGCTTCAGCCTGACCGCGCGCGGCGAGCAGTTCATCGACGCGGCACGCGCGCTGTTATCCGCGGTCGATACCTTCGGCATGCAGGCGCGCAACGTTGGCCGCAAGCTGGTCGGCACGCTGGATATCGGCATGATCGGCCACACGCCAGTGTCGGCCAGCGCCCGTATCAGCGACGCGATCGGCCGCTTCCGGGCGCGCGATCAGTCGGTGCGGTTTTCGATTCTGGTGCGCTCGCCGGGCGAGCTGGAAGAGTTGCTGCTCAATGGGCGGATTCAGGTTGGCATCGGCTATTTCTGGCATCGCGTGCCGTCGCTCGAATACACCGAGGTGTTCGCCGAAGACCAGCTCGCGTATTGCGCGAAGGGGCATCCGCTGTTCACGCTGGCGGGCGCGGTGCCGCCCGCCGAGGCCGCACAGCATGAATGGGCGTGGCGGAGTTATCCGCTGCCCGAGGCCGAGAGTTCGACCACGCCGCAGAACGTGACCGCCGTTGCGGACAATATGGAAGCGGTCGCGATGCTGGTGTTGTCCGGGCATCACCTCGGCTATTTGCCGGGGCATTTCGCGGCGCCGTTCGTCAAGCAGGGGCTGCTCGCGGCGTTGAATCCGGAGCTGATGCGCTACCGCGTCGCGTTTCATATGGTGACGCGGGGGCGGCAGCATCGCACAGATATCGTCGAGGCGTTTATCGACGATATGAAGGCCGCGCATCCGGCGCAGGTTCTGGAGGTGGAGGCGTAGTCGAGCTGACCGTGCCCGCCGGCCCCCACCCCGGGATAGTCAGGTAATAGCGGGTCGAGCGCCCCGCACCGACCCTGCCCAGTATGCCCATGTCCTCGAGCTCGATGAGTTCGCGCGACGCCGTGGCCCGCGACGTGCCGCCGACGCTCTCGTATTTCCTCGTGTTCATGCCGCCTTCGAAACCATGGGGACCGGCATCGAGCAGCAGCTTGACGACTTTGCGCTGCCGAGTGGTCAGTACCTTGTCCTGATGGTTCATCCAGAAAAGGGCTGTTGCGAGCGCGGCGTCCATGACGCCGGACGCTTCTTCGCAAGACACCCGCACCTGCTCCACGAACCATAGAACCCATGCGGTCACGTCCAGATCGCCATGCTGGGCGCGTTCGAGCTGCTCGTAGTAGTCGCGCCGCTTGTCGAGCAGGCGCTGCGAGGTACGGATCAACCGGCTGATCTCACCGTTTTCGCGCGCCAGCACGAGATCGATGAGAACTCGACCGACGCGACCGTTCCCGTCCTCGAAGGGATGAATCGTCTCGAACCACAGGTGAGCGAGTGCCGCTTTGACCAGACTGTCGTGCTCCGTCGTGGCGTTGAACCAGTCCAGGAATTGCTGCATTTCGGCCGGGACGTGGGCCGACGACGGCGCCTCGTAGTGGACCCTTTCGCGTCCGAAGCCCCCACTGACCACTTGCATCGGCTCGGCATGCTCGCGGTAGGCCCCGACAAGAATTTTCGTCATGCCCGAGTAGCCGGTCGGGAAAAGCGCCGCCTGCCAGGCGCACAGACGCTCATGCGAGAGTGGCGCCGCCCTTTGCAGCACCGCGTCGTCCATGATGTCGAGCAGGCCTTCGACGTTTCGAGGCGCGTTGGCGCCGTCCTGATTCCCGACACCGAGCCGCCGTGCCACGGACGAACGCACCGCGGTAAGGTTGATGCGTTCACCTTCGATAGCGGCTGTTGCGACGGCATCCTGACTCCAGGCTTCGGCGGCGAGCTCGAGGCGCTGTTCGAAGCCCAGACCGGCCAGCTTGCCTTCGACCACGCCTTGCGCCCGGTGCGCGCGCGCCAGTTCGGCACCGACCTGAATGACGTCATAGTGCATGCCGGGCCACGTGGGGGCTTGCCAGATAAGGAACTGTGTCGGTGACATGGCGGGATGAGCCTTGAGTCGATTGCGGGCTTTAATCGACTCACAACGTGAGTCGATTCTGAGTATAGTCGACTCTGAGGCGATTGATCGTTTAATCGACTCAAATTGTGAGTCGATTAAACGATCAACGATGAACAGCTCCCGGGCCCGGCAAGACCCGGCATAAAAAAGCCTCGGTAAGTCGATGACTTACAGAGGCTTTTGGCAAAATCGAAACCCACTACAACGGGCGAGGCGCCAGGCCTGACGCCTGGCGCGAACGCTTACCCGTTGATCACATCCGCACCCTTCGGCACCGTAAACTTGAACGCATCCGCCGGCAACGGCGGGTTCTTCTGAATGTTCGAGAACGTCAGCAACGTCACGTTGCCGAACACGTCGTGCAACTCCATCGCTTCGAGATTGCCGTCCTTGAAGCCGATGCCCACGCGTTGAAACTGCGTGTCTTTCGCTTTCGGCGTCAGTTCGAGCCAGTCGATGCCGGCCTTCACGCCCGCGTCGCGCAGCGTGAAGTTCTTATCCAGATCGTTGCTGCCGAACAGGATCGCCGCCGGGCTCGCGCCCAGCGCGCCGCCGAGGCTGCGCACCGTCACCTGATTCAGATCCTTGTCGTACACGTAGAGCTTGTCGCCGTCCGCCTGCAGCAGTTGCGCATAGGGC is a genomic window of Paraburkholderia bryophila containing:
- a CDS encoding LysR family transcriptional regulator, producing the protein MFSQLTDLDLRLIRVFLAIVDAGGVSPAQATLNVGQSTISTQLATLETRLGYRLCERGRGGFSLTARGEQFIDAARALLSAVDTFGMQARNVGRKLVGTLDIGMIGHTPVSASARISDAIGRFRARDQSVRFSILVRSPGELEELLLNGRIQVGIGYFWHRVPSLEYTEVFAEDQLAYCAKGHPLFTLAGAVPPAEAAQHEWAWRSYPLPEAESSTTPQNVTAVADNMEAVAMLVLSGHHLGYLPGHFAAPFVKQGLLAALNPELMRYRVAFHMVTRGRQHRTDIVEAFIDDMKAAHPAQVLEVEA
- a CDS encoding Fic family protein, which encodes MSPTQFLIWQAPTWPGMHYDVIQVGAELARAHRAQGVVEGKLAGLGFEQRLELAAEAWSQDAVATAAIEGERINLTAVRSSVARRLGVGNQDGANAPRNVEGLLDIMDDAVLQRAAPLSHERLCAWQAALFPTGYSGMTKILVGAYREHAEPMQVVSGGFGRERVHYEAPSSAHVPAEMQQFLDWFNATTEHDSLVKAALAHLWFETIHPFEDGNGRVGRVLIDLVLARENGEISRLIRTSQRLLDKRRDYYEQLERAQHGDLDVTAWVLWFVEQVRVSCEEASGVMDAALATALFWMNHQDKVLTTRQRKVVKLLLDAGPHGFEGGMNTRKYESVGGTSRATASRELIELEDMGILGRVGAGRSTRYYLTIPGWGPAGTVSSTTPPPPEPAPDARPSYRR
- the lolA gene encoding outer membrane lipoprotein chaperone LolA → MQLFAQQHARQSAQSSRFGQFARTLVRGVGSVAIGASMLVASQAFASGTEQLKAFVAQVHSARGTFVQQEVRAPSKAQGASGVLSTSGAGKTGTSSGTFTFARPGKFIWQYEKPYAQLLQADGDKLYVYDKDLNQVTVRSLGGALGASPAAILFGSNDLDKNFTLRDAGVKAGIDWLELTPKAKDTQFQRVGIGFKDGNLEAMELHDVFGNVTLLTFSNIQKNPPLPADAFKFTVPKGADVING